The window GGGAAGCATTTTAATCCATCGAAAACTTCAATATCACTCACAATCTCTTCATTGATTTTGTGAAGATCCAGCTTCGGCTTCCTGATTGAACTCCAAGAATCTGACTCTGCCTTCTGTGCTAAAATCGCACGGCTATCCCCGACGTTCATTAAATACACATCATCCCCCTTCAACAGCATCACTAAAACACACGATCCCATCAGTGCAAGCTCAGGGTTCTCAGATATCATCTTATCCGcaatatctaaataattttcctcggtCTTCCTCAGAGCTTGAGAGAGAGCCTTCAGTACTTGAGAGTGATTGACTTCACCGGATGAGCACAACTGGCTCGATTGCTCCTTAAACACACAGTCAAGATCCAATCTTTCACCCTCCCGCTCGCAATTTGATCTCTCCTGCAACTTCTTCCTTTTAGTAGAGCTCTGCTTGTCTTCTTCGCAGCATCCAAATTCCTCGATGTACACACGGGCAAGCGGATCATGGATAGGCCCGGAAAGGGAATCTTCTTTATCATGCCAGAGAAGTCCCTTGAGTTCTTGGTGCACGGCGAAGTACAGATTTGAGAGGAGGTAATCAGTGGCATCAGGGCCATTGAAGCCGTCGTAGATGCCTACGAAGACCCAACCGTGCTCCTCCGAGACGACGACATGGATTCGATCCTCCCCTGCTTTCCCTTGCGCCCATTGAAGACTGCCGTTCCGGGAGTCAGACGAATCCGACCACTTCCCACCCTCCACGCTGTTCCTGCCGCTGCTGTTACTGAGATTTCTGGAACTCGCGTCGGCCAAGTCGGGAACTTTCGGTACCTTGGTGGATCCGCGCCCCGGGGCGGTGGCGTAGATGGTACGGGTAATGGCTTTGGTGAGGCCGCGGAGGAGTGAGGCGGCAGCGGCGGCACGACGGGGCGTGGGGAGGCCATGGGACAGGCTACGGAGCAGCTGGCCGGTAAGGGAAGGGGGCTTCTCGAGGGGGCCAGAGAACAGGGCGGCGCGGTGGTCGAGCGGCCCGGACATGAACCCGCGCTCGATAGGGCCCGACATGAACCCCCGATCGGCGCCAGCGGCGATCGGACCGGAAAGGGGCCCGGAGAAGCGGGGGACGGGCTGGAGCGCGACGGAGGAGAAAGAAGTGGAGCTCTCAAACGCCGCCGAGGTGGGGACCGCGCCCTCGCCGGCGCAGTCGACGAGGTGGGGCACGGTGGAGAGCGGCGTGGACGGATTGGCGCTCACGGATGCGCCAGAGATGGCGCGGAACGTGGTCGTCTCCTCCGAGTGGTGGACCTTCGAGGAAGCTAcagctgcggcggcggcggcggaggacgtGAGACCACCGCCGCAGGAGTCGGGCCGGACGTAGCAGAAGGAGTGACCGAGACCCTCATCGTAGAATTCCGAGGTGACAGCCGCGGCGACGTGGCGGCCGCGGTGGCGCGGGAATCCGCCGCAGCAGAAGCAGCGGGTCAACCTCGCGTACCCGTTCCCCATCACAAGAGAGATAAAGAAGAGAATTCGAgccggaggaagaagaagaagaagaagaagaggtaaaGGGAGAGGGCCAAAACGGGAAGATCAGTGCAGCAACTTTTGGTGGTGGTGAGTGAGCGAAGAAAAATTAGGTGGGGGGGGGAAAGAGAAGAGAggcttgaagagagagagagagagacagagagttgACTTGTGGGCGAGAGGGGCCTTTGAAATGTGCGGGGAAAAAAATCGTGGAGGAGTTGACTTCAGGTGTTGTTTCCCAGAGCCGAAGTTTCCGGTTACGGAATAAATATGGACGAGACGGGGTAGTAAAAAGAGGCGTAGAGGGCAAGTCAAACCACCGACGCGTGGCGGTCGCCGGTGTCAGGGACACCGGTCGCATTCATTTCTCCAGTGCCAAGCTGCACACCCCCGTCACGGTCCACGGCCTATAGCCAACCAAAAACCGACACGTACTGGGCATCGATTTCAGGGTTGACGTCGCCGTCCAGTAGATCTTACGAGCGAGGGCTTTTCACCCCTGAAGCTTTTGGCGGTTCGTCTCTCCCTGTTTTACATGGTGGAAGACGAGGTGACATTTACCAGGGAGACAATGAATGAGAGGAAGTGATGGCCTCAAGGATCCTATGTTTTCTGATGGAGCTTTCAATGTGGAATTCAAGATTCCGTGCGGGTTGTAGCTGAAGGGATGGAGGATGGGGGTGCAGTTTGCCGGTGTAAGAGCATAAATGATGCACCAGGGTGTGGTGGCATGGAATCAGTGACAGCCATCACACCTGCGCTTCCTCTTTAACCCTTTCTTTGTGTGAGAAAGGCCATGGTTGTGGGTGGAGGATGGCTGCTTTTGACCACTGCGACGAGAGGCGAAAGATGATGAGACGGAGCCATAGCTTTAAATGTTTTATTCTACCTTATCCTACAGCATCCGATAAATAGGCTTTGCAAGCATTCTTCATTCCTATTTACCTCTTTAAAATTGTAAAAGGTTGTCAGTGCATGACACACGAGGTTCTGATCAAAATGAGATATGGAAGGATCGATCTATTTAGTCTTTTGAATTCAATTTATTATGAGAAAGAATTCACAACAATGGATGCTTAGTATATGGGTTTTGAAAGATGTTTGGTAGACATCTTTTGAACTTTAGAGTGATTAGGATAGGATATTTTTCACACAAGAGAAAGAGTATCTTAAGATTTTACTGGAATATGATTGAAAATTTTATTCTGGACTGAGATATCAAGTGTGTTACAGTTAAGTGCATCACTAATGAAGTGGATACACCTTTTTAGTGTTGGGAGTT of the Musa acuminata AAA Group cultivar baxijiao chromosome BXJ3-2, Cavendish_Baxijiao_AAA, whole genome shotgun sequence genome contains:
- the LOC103975386 gene encoding probable protein phosphatase 2C 23 yields the protein MGNGYARLTRCFCCGGFPRHRGRHVAAAVTSEFYDEGLGHSFCYVRPDSCGGGLTSSAAAAAAVASSKVHHSEETTTFRAISGASVSANPSTPLSTVPHLVDCAGEGAVPTSAAFESSTSFSSVALQPVPRFSGPLSGPIAAGADRGFMSGPIERGFMSGPLDHRAALFSGPLEKPPSLTGQLLRSLSHGLPTPRRAAAAASLLRGLTKAITRTIYATAPGRGSTKVPKVPDLADASSRNLSNSSGRNSVEGGKWSDSSDSRNGSLQWAQGKAGEDRIHVVVSEEHGWVFVGIYDGFNGPDATDYLLSNLYFAVHQELKGLLWHDKEDSLSGPIHDPLARVYIEEFGCCEEDKQSSTKRKKLQERSNCEREGERLDLDCVFKEQSSQLCSSGEVNHSQVLKALSQALRKTEENYLDIADKMISENPELALMGSCVLVMLLKGDDVYLMNVGDSRAILAQKAESDSWSSIRKPKLDLHKINEEIVSDIEVFDGLKCFPNLEATQLTLDHSTSVEEEVCRIKSEHPDDSLAISNNRVKGSLKVTRAFGAGFLKQPKWNNALLEMFRIDYIGTSPYLTCNPFLYHHKLGPKDKFLILSSDGLYQYFTNEEAVAQIEMFIETTPEGDPAQHLVEEVIFRAAKKAGMDFHELLEIPQGDRRQYHDDVSIIVISLEGQIWRSCL